The proteins below come from a single Hemibagrus wyckioides isolate EC202008001 linkage group LG22, SWU_Hwy_1.0, whole genome shotgun sequence genomic window:
- the dgcr8 gene encoding microprocessor complex subunit DGCR8 gives MMDVSEFVPPLPLEPPDDEMSGNGNCKAPPPPPLQTSSDAEEMDVSSGGDGPSLAPAEDADVPLLTKGSASLSGRALHGDSCPGTGRHAPPVTSFLPDLKLLRDVKISVSFGGDGGGASSKGKDRKVLYTGQGQIDEQQLENGKAQGSAGEGTGQGDVSIEPEAEQENKVEFAVLDELEDYNENFLEAEDGEESEYTSEMIVQQQQANDEDHVYSYEDDFDNDVDALLEEGMPVPKKMRLAEDKYAADSDHQSDAEQGVQPMITKIKTVLKSRGRPPTEPLPDGWIMTFHNSGIPVYLHRETRVVTWSRPYFLGTGSIRKHDPPTSSIPCLHYKKMKEQEEREQNGEVTPNVSPVKDGEEREPLERTEEPDSTAPEGVCDESNPDATDNQPEGKDGQGAEMAQGALGQVKAKVEVCKDESVDIEEFRSYLEKRFDFEQVTVKKFRTWAERRQFNRDMKRKQAESERPILPANQKLITLSVQDAPTKKEFVINPNGKSEVCILHEYMQRVLKVRPVYNFFECENPSEPFGASVIIDGVTYGTGTASSKKLAKNKAARATLEILIPDFVKQTAEEKPVEGDELEYFNHISIEDSRVYELTNKAGLLSPYQILHECLKRNHGMGDTSIKFEVIPGKNQKSEYVMTCGKHSVRGWCKNKRVGKQLASQKILQMLHPHVKNWGSLLRMYGRENNKMVKKENSDKSVIELQQYAKKNKPNLHILNKLQEEMRKLAREREETRKKPKMTVVESAQPGSEPLCTVDV, from the exons ATGATGGATGTCAGTGAGTTTGTGCCTCCACTCCCTCTGGAGCCTCCTGATGATGAAATGTCAGGAAACGGTAATTGTAAAGCTCCTCCACCACCTCCCCTGCAAACGTCCAGTGACGCCGAGGAAATGGACGTTAGCTCCGGCGGTGATGGACCCTCGCTCGCGCCGGCCGAGGACGCCGACGTTCCGCTACTCACCAAGGGCTCGGCGTCTTTGAGTGGTCGCGCATTACACGGTGACTCGTGCCCGGGCACCGGGCGCCACGCCCCACCCGTCACCTCCTTCCTCCCCGACCTTAAGCTTCTCCGAGACGTTAAGATCAGCGTCAGCTTCGGAGGAGACGGCGGCGGCGCCAGCAGCAAGGGCAAAGACAGAAAGGTGTTATACACGGGACAGGGTCAGATAGATGAGCAGCAGCTAGAGAACGGGAAGGCACAGGGTAGTGCAGGAGAGGGAACGGGGCAGGGAGACGTGAGCATAGAACCCGAGGCCGAGCAGGAGAACAAGGTGGAGTTCGCCGTACTGGACGAGCTGGAGGATTACAACGAGAACTTCCTGGAGGCTGAGGATGGAGAGGAGAGCGAGTATACGTCTGAGATGATCGTTCAGCAGCAGCAGGCCAACGACGAGGACCATGTTTACTCCTATGAG GACGACTTTGACAATGATGTAGATGCACTGTTAGAGGAAGGCATGCCGGTGCCCAAGAAGATGCGTCTGGCCGAGGATAAATACGCAGCTGACAGCGATCACCAGTCTGATGCGGAGCAGGGTGTCCAGCCCATGATCACCAAAATTAAGACTGTTCTCAAGA GTCGAGGGCGTCCGCCTACAGAGCCTCTTCCTGACGGATGGATCATGACATTCCATAACTCTGGCATTCCAGTCTACCTCCACCGGGAGACCCGAGTCGTTACCTGGTCCAGACCTTATTTCCTTGGAACTGGAAGCATCAGG AAACACGACCCTCCGACCAGTAGCATCCCCTGTTTGCActataaaaaaatgaaggaacaAGAAGAAAGGGAGCAGAACGGAGAAGTGACGCCTAACGTGTCTCCGGTTAAAGATGGTGAGGAGAGAGAACCGCTGGAGAGAACCGAAGAACCCGACTCCACGGCTCCGGAGGGAGTGTGTGACGAGTCGAACCCGGACGCTACGGACAACCAGCCTGAGGGAAAAGATGGCCAGGGGGCTGAGATGGCACAGGGTGCTCTGGGGCAGGTCAAAGCCAAGGTGGAGGTGTGCAAAGACGAGTCTGTCG ATATCGAGGAGTTCCGCAGCTACCTCGAGAAGCGCTTCGACTTTGAGCAAGTGACTGTGAAGAAGTTCCGCACGTGGGCGGAGCGACGGCAGTTCAACAGGGACATGAAGAGGAAGCAGGCGGAGTCGGAGAGGCCCATCCTCCCGGCCAATCAGAAGCTCATCACGCTGTCAGTGCAGGACGCGCCCACTAAGAAAG AGTTTGTCATCAACCCGAATGGAAAGTCAGAGGTTTGCATCCTACATGAATATATGCAACGAGTGCTCAAAGTCCGACCAGTTTACAACTTTTTTGAATGTG AAAACCCAAGTGAACCCTTCGGAGCTTCGGTTATTATAGACGGAGTCACGTACGGCACGGGAACCGCGAGTAGCAAAAAACTCGCCAAGAATAAAGCTG CTCGAGCTACGCTGGAGATCCTCATCCCTGACTTTGTGAAGCAGACGGCTGAGGAGAAGCCGGTCGAAGGGGATGAACTGGAG TATTTTAACCATATCAGTATTGAAGACTCGCGGGTGTATGAACTGACCAACAAAGCAGGCTTACTGTCACCTTACCAGATCCTTCACGAGTGCCTTAAGAG AAATCATGGGATGGGGGACACCAGCATCAAGTTTGAGGTCATCCCAGGGAAGAACCAGAAGAGTGAATACGTCATGACGTGTGGAAAACACAGCGTACGTGGGTGGT GTAAGAACAAGAGAGTGGGAAAACAGCTGGCCTCTCAGAAGATCCTCCAGATGTTGCACCCTCACGTGAAGAACTGGGGTTCTCTCCTGCGCATGTACGGCAGAGAGAACAACAAGATGGTGAAAAAG gAAAATTCAGATAAGAGTGTGATCGAGCTGCAGCAGTATGCCAAAAAGAACAAGCCTAACCTCCACATTCTGAACAAACTCCAAGAGGAGATGAGGAAACTGGCTAGAGAGAGG